CGACAACCTGTCCATCCTGTACCAGAGCTCTGACTTCATCGTGGTCAACAAGCACTGGGACATCCGCATCGACAGCAAGATGTGGTACGAGACCCTGACGCTGCAGAGCCAGCTCAAGTACCGCTTCCCCGAGCTGGCCGACCCCGACACCTACTACGGCTTCAGGTGAGCAGCCGGGCCTGGAGCAGGCGCTCTCCTGCCCGTGGAATGCTTCTCCACCGCCCGTCTCCTCCCCAGGTTCTGCCACCAGCTCGACTTCTCCACCAGTGGGGCTCTGTGTGTTGCACTCAACAAGGCAGCAGCGGGAAGCGCCTACAAGTGCTTTAAAGACCGGCTGGTGACCAAAGCCTATCTCGCCCTGGTAAGCCCGCGATGCCGAGTCCTGCTTCTGGACTTGGTGTGGTTAAACTGGGGCTTGGCctctgctgcttgtgctggcGAGGGGTGACAGGGCTCAGTCTGCAAACCCTCTTTCTGCCCTGCAGGTCAGGGGCCATGTCAGCCAGAGCCGGATGACGATCCGCTACGCCATAGGGAAGAACACCACCGAGGGCATGACCCACATGATGTGCATCGATGGGACGGAGGGTGAGCAGCTCCCAcgccctgcctgcactgcccagGACACGCAGGGGGTGAGCTGACTCCCGTCTGCATCCCACTGCAGGCTGTGAGAACCCCAAGCCTTGCCAGTCAGAGCTGATCGTGCTGGAGCACGGCTCCTACAGCGGAGACCCCGTAACcaaagtgctgctgcagccgcTTACAGGTAGGAGGTTGGGGTTGGGGCAGTGTTTGAACAGAGGGAGCTGAGGTCTCAGGGGCAACATGGGGCTTCCTGGTCCTCAACAGCACAAGGTGCTGAGGCTGGACAGGCAGAGATGCTGCATGTGCAGCACTTGGGCAGAGTGAAGCCTAGAAAGGGCTGAAGGGATCAGAGCCACCAAGCTCAGAGGGTTCGAACGGGGATAAATGCCATTTGGTGCGTTATCACCGCTGCATCCTCAAGGAGGGATTCAGTGATAACCCGTGTCCGTGGTTCCTTTCCCCTTAGGGCGCACTCATCAGCTCCGGGTTCACTGCAGCGCCATCGGCCACCCCATTGTGGGGGACTTCACCTACAGCCACAGGAAGGACAGCAGTCCCTATAGGATGATGCTCCATGCCTACTACCTGCGCATCCCCACCGGCAAGGAGCTCATTGAGGTCTGCGCACCCGACCCCTTCATCACCGCAATGGACAGCAACTGGGTGCCCCAGAGCATCACTCACCAGCTGGATGAGACCATCCAAGAGCTGAAGGACAAGGTGAtgcagaaggaggaagaggaaagccaGGAAGCTGTGCTTGGTGGTGGGGAACAGGAGGCACTGAGTGAAGCCAAGAGCCCAGAGACAGAGGAGCAGCGAGCCCGGTGTGAGCAGTGGTTGGCCGAGTGGGCTTTGGAGTGAGCACAACCCACGTCGCTGCGTTTCCAGCCCAATgctccatttctatcccagtgggtccctgcagagcccagcgctGACTCCACGCCTGCACTTCCTGTATCCATGGCTTCCCTCACTTCTGGGGCTGGGATTAGGCAGATTTTAGCAGTGATTAGCGGTTTTTAACATACACATCATCCATCTGGCCATTGGATGCCCCTTTCCTAACTGTGGGCCTCAGCAGCACGGTCAGTGAGTCATGTACCAGCTTAAGAGTGACCCAAAAGCTTTATGTCCTCACCCCAGGGCTCAGACACAGCCGgggcagcagggatgctccctTTGCCATGAGGAGGATGGACACGTCCGCAAACCCTCAGTGCCAGGATGGCAAAGCAAAGGGAGGGGAGAACACACCTGGGGCAGCTTGGGTGTCGTGTCCTTGACTctcaggatggtttgggttgaagggaccttaaagctcatccagctccaacccctgccccgggcagggaccccttccactggagcagcttgctccaagcccctgtgtcccacctggccttgagcactgccagggatggggcagccacagcttctctgggcaccctgtgccagcgcctcagcaccctcccagggaagagcttctgcctaagagctcatctcagcctcccctcgggcaggttcaagccattcctcTTGTCCCTCACTCCCATTCCTTTCACTCCAGCCTGCCATGCTCGCTGGACACATCATTGGCTGGGAGGTGGGAGATCAGGAGGCTGAAGTGCAGGCTGggggctccagcagccccatgAATCCTGGGGCGAGTTGATCCAAAtggattttaatcttttttttcaggtttctaCGAGGAGAATCTCGTCTTTTAGTGGTTCTGGAGTACGGGTGGTCTCAAGAATGAGCATTTTTAGTACCTCTGTGGTCAGGGAGCCAGCAGCCCAAAGCTTTTTTAATAGATCTTATTATTGTCCTAGCACTGCCTTTTCCCAGCACCCACTCTTATCCCAGGTGGGGATGTAACCCCTGCAGACACAGGTTAGAAGGCCCAAACCCCTTCTTGCTTTACCCAAGCAAGGGGGAATAAGCATCATGTCTTGGTCCCATTGTGTGGCTCCTCTTCAGTTTGGAAAGGCTCTGGAGCAGCCAAGGAAGTGGTTGAAGCTGCAGAAGGCTGAGGGCTGATGTGAAGAGTGGGAAGGAGCAATGAGGAAAgctggggagggatggagatggttGGAGCCCCTTGCACACGGAGCACCCATCCCTGGGGTGTCCTGCACCGAGCCACCACATCAGCACGTGCTGCAGTCCCTGTCATGCCACCAGCCCCATCCTGTATCAAATGCACCTGCAGTGGTTTCCCATCATATTGCTACCCTGAGGGGCAATAAACCAGCACAGCCCTCTCCTTGTGGGTCACCAAAACCCCATGGGGTATTGCACTGTGTTACAGGGACCACAGGCTTGTGAACTGGTGGCAGCAGGCTTAAAGAGGTTGGAGGAGCAGGAAAtccatctccttcctcccaggagCCATCTCTGCCCATCCCATCTCCCTGGATGGCCAGGGAGGGGTGAGGCAGGTCCTGAAGCTGTAAATCAACAGCATGAACGTGTTTGCCAAAGAATGACCATGGGTGACGTGCACCAGGGGACCTGAAGAGTTACGGGTGGGGTTTGTAGCATCAGAGGTGGGATACAGCCTCCCCTTCCCTAGTGTGGGAATGGTCCCTGCTATGCAATGGGGGACACATCCAGGACAAGGtgaggggatgctggggaccGGTACCCACTGCTCACCCCATGCACCCTGCACCACCCATCAGCCTTCATGCATTGCACTTTTACCCAATGCTGCAGAAATCAGAGATAAATACCTGTTTTCCTTACCCTGCAGAGAGGTGGTTTCCAGGATCCCTTTCCTGGGTACCATGTCACATCCAGTCCTCTGCCATCACTGCATCCTCTGTGGATCCACTCACACACGTGACCGGGGGGGTTGTGATGGGGCAGTGTGTTGTGATGTTCTGTACAGCTTGCAATAACCCTTATTTCTTGCAATAACCCTTATTTCTTACAATAACCCTTACCTCTTGTTGCACACTGTGTAGTAAACCATTACTTACATATCCTGTGGTTCACCCTCTGGTCTCTCAATCCGTACCATTGctgcagcggggctgggggcttcCAGGAATGAGCCTGAACTGGTCCAGCAGGACCAGCCCATGGCCTCCAACCCAGACAACCTGTCGTGTGAGCACCAATGCTCATCCTCACCCTGGTGAAGTTCACCTGGATGAAACCACAGGGATTCTCTATGGAAAACCCCTGCTGCATTCAGTAACATGACCAGCGATGTCCGAGCCTGGGCCCTTCCCTGTCTGTTTCCCACCACATCCAACACTTGGGATTGTCCCCAAccaaggagcagaggcaggagaaaaCCCCCTAGTTTGGGAACACCACAGCTTTCCCTGGCAAAGAGGTGTGGGACCAGCCCTGGGGTTGCTGGTGTTTAGGGGGTGCAGAGGGAAAGCTGCCACCAAGCATGATTTCTATATAACTTGTACATCAACGGCCAGCCCTTAGGttggagcagctggaaaaggaactatttataaggaaaaatatatatttatcagGGTCTTATAAGAAtataaatacaatatttttataaggaaaaataagacCCAAAGGAGTTGTTTGCAGCCTTCAGGTTGTGAGATACAAGATCACAAGCCCAGCAAGGGCAGGGAAGCAGCTGGTTAAGAGAAGGGAGATGTGGTTGGAGCCCATCACTGACCTGGGGAAGGGGCTTGGGGAAGGGATGCTTCCCTGTGTGTCCAGATTTGCAGTCGATGCTCCTGCGTCGCATCGCCTGAGGCTGTTTCAAGGCCAGTTTCAAGCTCTGTGGGGACGTGATGGAGGCAGTGGACTCCAGCCACCTCTGGCCAGCTAGCCTGCGGGAAGGGCTGTGTCCCTCATAGCAAACAAGCTCCTGTCATTTCCCTGCTCCAACAGGAACTGTTTTTACAGCAAATCCCTCCAAAATAGCAACCAGAAACAGCCGCAGGCATTGACCGAGCCCTGGTGCTGCAGGACCGGTTGTACggtgggacagggatggggacagcatCAGGGGATGGCCAACCCTGCTCCAGGGACTCTGGGTGAAGGCTGATGCCCTCAAACCCATCCAAGTGGGCTTAGGGCATCACAAGGGTGAGGAGCAGCCAGATGGCCACTGCCAACTGCTCTCATCCTTCCTTGTTCCTGGGATAACATGTTGTTCCTGGGATAACATGTTGTTCCTGGGATAACATGTTTTTCCTGGGATACCTACTCAGATAACATTcgctgcagcacagcaaaagGATTTTCCGGGTTTCCATCCCACAGCCTGGGAAAgcctttgcttcttttctttcaggtcttctttcttcctggcACATGCTGGGTGGTGTTTCAGATCTGAAAATGCAGGAAGGAAGCTGTAAAAAAGGGAACAGGATTGTGCATGGTCAAGGCAAAAAGGATGGGTGTGAGTGGAAGAACCTCCCGGAGGGGTGCTGAGCCCATCACCGAGGACTCGGTTCTACACCCCACTCGCTTTACGAACACCCCCCTGAATAGCTCAAAGCAGTTCAGAACCCAGGGGGATCTCTGTCGCCATCACAGAAACCCCCAAACCAGAGGATTTACCCCAAAGTGACCCtttacagagaaagcaaaaaccccaacacGAAACCAGGGGAGGAAGCAGCTTGACAAAACACGGTTGAGAAACTGCCCCGTCACACCCCCTTTGGAGAGCAACATCCCCACCCCACAGCAGATAAGTGCTGTGCTCATCCCACTGCAGCCCGTGAGCACCTGCCCTTGGGACGCAGAGCGGCTCCGAAGGGCCAACGGTGGGATTTAGGGAGCAACGAGCCCTAATGGAGGGATTACTTGGATCATCTTGGAAGGGCAATACGCTAATTCACTGGGCAGCTCcagaagcaggagcagggatttATTTCCTATGGGGTTTGGATACAGGGGGAAGGCAGCCTGCGGGTGTCCTGCACTGGGTTTCTCCCAGTCTATGCTGATGTGGTCCCATGtggatgcagggggatgctgtccctgcagggtgcaggggggagcagggctgtgggtgTCAGAGAGGACAATTTattgtggggtttcttttaacAATAGTAATGGATGGATTTAACCTCTGGTTTCTGCTGTACAGGGTGTAAAACCCTTCCCTGGGCTGCGGCGGTTTGTGCCAGCACTGGAGCTTTGGATCAGCTGCAGGACCCCAGCACCATCCGGGAGCTGGGACACGGCTCCTGTTTGTCCTGTGCTTACCCGATCCATGCCAAGGAGgaagccccagcacagcagcatggcACGGGCAGCCCCTGCTCTCTGCTTCCGTGAGTTCCACCTTGTACCCCTAAATCCAGCCCTGCCCCAGGGCCCCATCCCACCCCCGGCACCAGGGatgctccttttcttttcatccccatccctcttgGCTCTGGCATTCCCTGCGCTCTGCCTCCTGTTCCCATCAGTATCCGCAGGCAGTGGGAGTTTTTCCCAGCTGCACATTAGGAATCCACCCAGGGGCTGATTTGTCACTTTTCATCTTCTAATCCCACCCTGAGGCTGCCCGGGCTGGTGCAGGCTGTGGGAGGCTGCTCTCTGCATCGCGTTCCCCAGCATCCACTGAATGCTATTGAACGGATGCAGGAAAGACCCTTCCCAGGCTTTAAGCCTGGAGCTGCTTCAGACCAGCCCCCAGCTGCCTATAGCTCCGTTCATGGGTGGTTTATAACCCATTTCTGCTTCGTTGCAGGTTTCTCTGCAGACCTCGTGCAAGCAGCACTGGTGAGTCACTGCTGTGCCATAACCTCGTAGCTGGTGCCGGGCCCCATAAGGAGCCTGAGACCCTGTCCCACCCCATGCCTTGCTCACCCACTGCCCTGCTCCTAAACCAAGGGCTGGACCCTAAACCTGATGCTCACCCCCCTACCCCCCCGGCACAGACCCACTGCTGAAGGGTCCCCACTCCATAGTGGCTTttgtccccatgcagaactCAGGGCAGCCTTGGGGCTGCTGCAGTTCTCAGCTGCTTATGGCTTGTGGGCAGCAGCCACCGGCCAGGTCAGGTCCCTTTCCCTGTGTTTAGTAATCCCTTCTTCCCATTCTTGAGCATCCCTTTAtcctcctccccaggctgccctGATCATCGGAGCTGTCCTGTGTGCCCCTGAGCAGCACACAGAGTGAGTACCAGCCGCAGCAGGGGGCTCTTATGACCTGGGGGGcacaggcagtggggctggcaggggggatgctgctttcttcccccatccctggcacagctGCTGTGACAGGTCATTCGTGCTGCAGAGATTTACAGCCTCGCGCAGCCGGTTCTGGGCTGGGATCTGAGCTCTTGTTGTAGCACAAACACACCGAGAGTTCCCTTTCCTTGTGGGACTGACGCAGACACAACAGGAGCCTCCCCCAGATTCCGGCTCTGCTGGTTCCTCTcttgtccagccttggggatgGGCAGCCTCATTCCTGCAGGACATCCCCTTCAGCACCACCCAACACTGGCTTTAGGGGCTGTTTTCATGACACCCCAAGTTATTCCTACTTACATCGCGCAGTGGTCAGGGTGAAGGGGGATTTCCCATGGGAATGAGTGGGTTCATCCTCTATGGGGTGTTGGGAGCTAAAGTGGATGGTGAATGGAACAGTGTCCCCCCCAACACAGCCTCTCAGCCTCGCTCCTGCAAGGTTTTCCATGCATCCCAGACAAtgatctctctgctgctgccatccttgCCTTTGCCGAGGGGCTGAAGAACAGAACAGAGGAGCTGAGCGGTGCCCAGGTGAGCAGGGGCAGAAGGGGGGGGGAGCTGTGAACCCCATGGATCCCAATGGGGAGCCGGGGCAAAGGGGGTCCCACCACACTGGCACTGACAAGGCATTGGCTGTCTCTGCCAGCTCTCCTGCCTGGCCAGGCTGCTCGCTGCCAGGAACCTGACGGCTGATTTCGGCAGGTACCCGCCAGACCTGCTGCTCTTCTTTGAGTGAGTATCGAGGGCAGCACAGGGGTGGTGCCACATCGCAGCATCCAACGGGGCCCCGTGTCCTGGTTTCAGACACCGTGTCCTGGTTTCGGACCCCGGAGCGTGTGGGAGCTGTGTGTGGGAGAGGAGCACGACAGGAATCTCCTGCACCAGATCCATGTGGGGCActtccagccctgcagacacccccGGTCCTCTCCTCACCCCTCTCCTCACTGAGGCTGGGGCTATGTGGCCCGTAGCATGGGGTGTATGGGGTTGGGAAACCCCCTCCAGACATACTCCCCAGCATATGAAGGACCCTCTGGCCCTGTGCCACTTGGCACCGCATTGCTCCAAATTGAGCATCAGTGTAAAACTGATTCCAAAAGCAACATTAGAATcatggactggtttgggttggaaaggaccctaagatcatccagttccaacccccactgCCCAAAGATCTCCCACCTGGACAAGAGGAGCTCTtctccccattcctccccccAGCACCAACTCTTGCTCCCCACAGCTTGTCCAAGGTTCATGATGGGACCTGCGAAGCGTTTTATGCCCAAGCTTCCCGTGGGAAGCTGGAGCTGCTTCCCAAGGGCTCAGCTCAGCGCTCGGGGCTGCTCCGTGGGGCTCTGGCCTGCCTGGTGAGTTGGGACAAGCCAGGGGTGTCAGGGTCCTGCCCCCTCACCAGGCATTGGTACAAGGGGCTCCTTGTCTCTTGCAGGGGGTGAGGAGCAGGCGCCTGCACCCGGAGCAGCTCAACAGCCTCGGGGCCCTGGTTTGTGACATGGAGCCAGGGACCATCACAGCCTCCGATCCCGGCATCCTGGAGAACCTGAAGCTCTGCTCAGCGCTGATGGGGGCCCAGCGGGATGCTCTCAATGCGGTGCTCCTCAGTGGGGACACAGCGTATGGGTGAGGAGCCTTCATGTGCTCTTACAGGCTTGGGTGATGAGCAGTGGGGTGGCGTggccatgaggatgctgagCCGCTCCTTCTCCCCATGGCCACAGGGATCCATCAAGCTGGGATCTACAGACTCTGCAGAACCTGGGCCCGCTGGTGCTGGCTCTGAACCAGACCACGCTGAGCTTGGTGGCTGAGGTAAGACCCCTCCCCGGGACCCTAGGGCAAGCTGCCCAGCaggcagctcagtgctggggctgtgggacCAGCACCCTCTGCCCCCCTGCAGGCAACACGGGAGGCTTTCGGCAGGAGCATCGCGGCTGCGTATGGCAAACAGGGACATTCCCAGCGGGAGAAGTCCCTGAATCTCCTCAGGGCCTTCGCAGCAGCATCGGATTCATCGCATCCCAGGATGAGGCGGAGTGCAGACCGTGAGCGTTTCCCTCTGCTCTTGGGAGGCAAAAGTGGCCCCAGGGAGGGGATGGGACCAGGCTGAAAGCTGTGGGATTCCCATAAAGCAGCTGGGTAGATGGGATAACACAATGTGGGGTTTGCCCTTACCTGGGAGCAGGAatatggcagcagcagctggggaggaGCTGGATCAGGGGGAAACCTCCCAAGCAGGGGTAGCACCAGGATGCTGCAAGGCTGAAGGATTCTCCTGTGCATGACATAGGAAGGGGATGACCTCACTTGAGCATCCTTAGTTGCCTTTAATAGAACAATGCATACGGAATAACATTAAGGAATGAAAGTAAATAAGGCATCTACATGGGTTGGGGACTCGGGATGGGAGGATGAGTTGCAGGAAATTCCCTGTCCATTCACTGGAGCTCTTCCAAGGGCTCTGCAGGGCCAGGGCCAGGCAGGAAGCAGGGAAACATCAGCCTGATGCACTCTCCCTGCCCACAGGCTGCCTGTCTGAGCCCATCACCGCCAGCACCATCACTGACCCCTTCTTAATCATCGACTATGACACCAGTGAGCAGTTCGACCTGTGCCTGAGCAATGAGGTTCTGAAGGAAAACCTGAAGCTTGTGCTGGAGCAGCCGTTCCCCATAGCCTACCTCCAGGTCGTGAAGAAGAAGCTGGATCAGGTGATGGTGACACAGGGCAGGAGCCCCTGACAGTGTGGGCAAGCCCTGCTGCAGGAACTGCATCACCAGCGCAGGGATGAAGGCACCCAAGTGGGTCCTTGCATccatttcctccttcttttccctttcctgacCCTCTTCTCTGCCCCACTGGCCTGGCCCCACAGATCTACCCCTCAGGCATCCCggaggagcagctgaagctgctggGACCGCTGTCCCGGCAGTACTCAGCAAAGGAGATCAGCCGGTGGCTGGTGACATCCAGTGACACACTCTCAGTCCTACTCAACCCCTTGGATGGGATGTGGAGCCTCAGCCAGGTAAAcccatggcagcagcaggagtgggCACTGGGGAACCTGTATCAGGACTGCTCAGTGCCCAGGCCCAGTGTGGTGGGTTTGTAACACACATGATTCCATCAGGAgcatcttccttccctcctgaaCTGTGTTTCCCAgatccagcagctcctcagcaggTTCCTGTCACTGGGAGGCATCTTGACCGGCCCTTTGCTTCAGCAAATTGGGGGACAACTCCTGTGTAGCCTGCAGGAGAAGCAGATCCAGAAGATACCTCCAGAAGCCATCAGGTAAGCCAGTGGTAGGGATGCTTTTCAGCCTCGTGAGAGCCTTGGGATCATGGTGGAAGCAGGCAGTGGGATGGCAGACCCCCACCTccatgcaggcaggcagcacggTGGGATGGCCACGTCCTGCTTCAACTCCTGCCCAAGCCACTAGcaccacaagcagggacacacCACTCGCCTCCTCCAGGCAACTAAAGGGATTTAGCTGTGATTTAGGGCCATGTCGCTGGCTCTAACCTATGCCCATCCCTTCCCCAGGACCGCTGGACAACTGAGCATCTCTTCCTGCTCTCAAACCAAGAAGGACCAACTCTACAGAAAGGCCCAGGAGGCCTTTGCTGACCTGGTTGGCACCCCCAAGGCCTACTACTGCAGGATTCAGCCATACCTGGGTAGGTGTTTGAGCCTTCATTCTCCTTCCTGAGGTTGGGCGCCTCTTCCTTGGCCGTTGGGGTTTAGCCTCTCCAAAAGCATTAGGAGTGTTTGCATGTTTCTAGGTGCCCCATGTGCTTTCTTTAAGGTGGAGCTCCAGCAAAGGACCTGAAAGACT
The Lathamus discolor isolate bLatDis1 chromosome 6, bLatDis1.hap1, whole genome shotgun sequence DNA segment above includes these coding regions:
- the RPUSD1 gene encoding RNA pseudouridylate synthase domain-containing protein 1 isoform X3, which codes for MEPGSIDNLSILYQSSDFIVVNKHWDIRIDSKMWFCHQLDFSTSGALCVALNKAAAGSAYKCFKDRLVTKAYLALVRGHVSQSRMTIRYAIGKNTTEGMTHMMCIDGTEGCENPKPCQSELIVLEHGSYSGDPVTKVLLQPLTGRTHQLRVHCSAIGHPIVGDFTYSHRKDSSPYRMMLHAYYLRIPTGKELIEVCAPDPFITAMDSNWVPQSITHQLDETIQELKDKVSTRRISSFSGSGVRVVSRMSIFSTSVVREPAAQSFFNRSYYCPSTAFSQHPLLSQVGM
- the RPUSD1 gene encoding RNA pseudouridylate synthase domain-containing protein 1 isoform X1, with the translated sequence MEPGSIDNLSILYQSSDFIVVNKHWDIRIDSKMWYETLTLQSQLKYRFPELADPDTYYGFRFCHQLDFSTSGALCVALNKAAAGSAYKCFKDRLVTKAYLALVRGHVSQSRMTIRYAIGKNTTEGMTHMMCIDGTEGCENPKPCQSELIVLEHGSYSGDPVTKVLLQPLTGRTHQLRVHCSAIGHPIVGDFTYSHRKDSSPYRMMLHAYYLRIPTGKELIEVCAPDPFITAMDSNWVPQSITHQLDETIQELKDKVSTRRISSFSGSGVRVVSRMSIFSTSVVREPAAQSFFNRSYYCPSTAFSQHPLLSQVGM
- the RPUSD1 gene encoding RNA pseudouridylate synthase domain-containing protein 1 isoform X2, whose amino-acid sequence is MEPGSIDNLSILYQSSDFIVVNKHWDIRIDSKMWYETLTLQSQLKYRFPELADPDTYYGFRFCHQLDFSTSGALCVALNKAAAGSAYKCFKDRLVTKAYLALVRGHVSQSRMTIRYAIGKNTTEGMTHMMCIDGTEGCENPKPCQSELIVLEHGSYSGDPVTKVLLQPLTGRTHQLRVHCSAIGHPIVGDFTYSHRKDSSPYRMMLHAYYLRIPTGKELIEVCAPDPFITAMDSNWVPQSITHQLDETIQELKDKVMQKEEEESQEAVLGGGEQEALSEAKSPETEEQRARCEQWLAEWALE
- the LOC136016990 gene encoding mesothelin-like protein, coding for MPRRKPQHSSMARAAPALCFRFSADLVQAALAALIIGAVLCAPEQHTDLSASLLQGFPCIPDNDLSAAAILAFAEGLKNRTEELSGAQLSCLARLLAARNLTADFGRYPPDLLLFFDLSKVHDGTCEAFYAQASRGKLELLPKGSAQRSGLLRGALACLGVRSRRLHPEQLNSLGALVCDMEPGTITASDPGILENLKLCSALMGAQRDALNAVLLSGDTAYGDPSSWDLQTLQNLGPLVLALNQTTLSLVAEATREAFGRSIAAAYGKQGHSQREKSLNLLRAFAAASDSSHPRMRRSADRCLSEPITASTITDPFLIIDYDTSEQFDLCLSNEVLKENLKLVLEQPFPIAYLQVVKKKLDQIYPSGIPEEQLKLLGPLSRQYSAKEISRWLVTSSDTLSVLLNPLDGMWSLSQIQQLLSRFLSLGGILTGPLLQQIGGQLLCSLQEKQIQKIPPEAIRTAGQLSISSCSQTKKDQLYRKAQEAFADLVGTPKAYYCRIQPYLGGAPAKDLKDLAAAGIAIDMDINTFLALNPKALQNLSVTDVKNLLGQNLPQLKAAENETSVMLWVKRQSQRELDCVLQIGLTGGLEEPSPTGTATPPHPTTSAGITPIATVPTAIAISSHPPTNSSTSKAPTPSATTPTPAPGATSTARPALTTSPVVPCSSHQPAPTLLTTILAIVNPNATSPSSLPPPALTLGATTSTGVVTNPSTSTPLVSMNPPALGGTPHPSPVTGSTVTPSTHNAPSILVANSTSAPTGTELSLPPHKPTLIPNSTIPTSSTTKTTPPACKTNGPTASPSSSSTTTSNTTTKTTPAGGPASPRPTPDGYINMKPEPGSGSRLSSCLVYVLTTAVGSSLLQGLL